The sequence ATTTCCAAATAAAAAAATAGTTGCCGTGGGATTTTCGTTGGGCGGTAATGTGCTCAGTAAATATTTAGGTGAATATCAAAACGATAGTCACTTAGATGCAGCTGCGGTGGTATCCGCACCGTTTGATTTAGCGTCATCTTGCCAAGTGATCCAACAAAGTTTAGGTAAGATTTATCAAAAATACTTACTTGATAGGTTAAAGCATTCAACTGGGAGAAAAGAATCTTTAATTAAACCTTTATTAGGGTTAAGTAAGCAAGATATTAAAAATATTCCTTGTTTATGGGAGTTTGATGATAAAGTAACAGCGCCTTTACATGGCTTTAAAAATGCAAAAGATTATTACAACAAAGCTAGCAGTAAAGCTTATTTAATAAAAATAACGACACCAACCTTGATCATACATTCAGTTGATGATCCAATGTTATCAATCAAGTCTGTTCCTGATAGCTCCCATATAAGCAAATATGTTGATCTGGAGATCACACAAAAAGGCGGCCATGTTGGTTTTATTAGTGGCAAAAATCCATTTAAGCCCATTTTTTGGTTGGAACAACGTATCCCTGAGTATTTTAAGAAGCAGTTAAAAATAAAATGATAATCCCTTTTAAAGAGTTACCCACAGAAACACTAAACAACCTAATCGAGAGCTTTATTTTACGTGAAGGTACTGATTATGGTGAAGGCGAGTTTAGCTTAAATGATAAAATTACACATATTAAAACCCAGTTAAACCAAGGTAATGTTGTAATTGTTTACTCTGAATTACATGAAAGCATCAACATCATGCCTAAAGCAACTTTTCAACAAAATGAAAATGAGTTTAAATAGTTAAATAAAACTAACTAATTAAAGTTGCCTTAAAGGGATTCAACAACAAAGACTTTAAGGAACCCTAAAGAAATATAACAGCTAAATTCGACGCTAACTGAATACGAAACTAAAAC is a genomic window of Pseudoalteromonas sp. '520P1 No. 423' containing:
- a CDS encoding hydrolase, which codes for MSSHFRPAWWMVNKHAQTILPRFFRPKLKLTYQLESLSTPDQDFIELAWGCPIAKNDTKPLAIIFHGLEGNIHSFYAKGMMKAMQDNGFDTVLMHFRNCSAAPNKTARAYHSGETSDARFLITHLKEQFPNKKIVAVGFSLGGNVLSKYLGEYQNDSHLDAAAVVSAPFDLASSCQVIQQSLGKIYQKYLLDRLKHSTGRKESLIKPLLGLSKQDIKNIPCLWEFDDKVTAPLHGFKNAKDYYNKASSKAYLIKITTPTLIIHSVDDPMLSIKSVPDSSHISKYVDLEITQKGGHVGFISGKNPFKPIFWLEQRIPEYFKKQLKIK
- a CDS encoding YheU family protein: MIIPFKELPTETLNNLIESFILREGTDYGEGEFSLNDKITHIKTQLNQGNVVIVYSELHESINIMPKATFQQNENEFK